In Equus caballus isolate H_3958 breed thoroughbred chromosome 7, TB-T2T, whole genome shotgun sequence, one DNA window encodes the following:
- the DPAGT1 gene encoding UDP-N-acetylglucosamine--dolichyl-phosphate N-acetylglucosaminephosphotransferase, with translation MWAFPELPMPLLVNLIGSLLGFVATLTLIPAFRGHFIAARLCGQDLNKSDRQQIPESQGVISGAVFLIILFCFIPFPFLNCFVEEQCKAFPHHEFVALIGALLAICCMIFLGFADDVLNLRWRHKLLLPTAASLPLLMVYFTNFGNTTIVVPKPFRPILGLHLDLGILYYVYMGLLAVFCTNAINILAGINGLEAGQSLVISASIIVFNLVELEGDYRDDHVFSLYFMIPFFFTTLGLLYHNWYPSRVFVGDTFCYFAGMTFAVVGILGHFSKTMLLFFMPQVFNFLYSLPQLLHIIPCPRHRIPRLNTKTGKLEMSYSKFKTKSLSFLGTFILKVAESLQLVTVRQSENEDGAFTECNNMTLINLLLKVFGPMHERNLTLFLLLLQILGSAVTFSIRYQLVRLFYDV, from the exons ATGTGGGCCTTCCCGGAGTTGCCGATGCCGCTGCTGGTGAATTTGATCGGCTCGCTGCTGGGATTTGTGGCCACACTCACCCTCATCCCCGCCTTCCGTGGCCACTTCATCGCCGCGCGCCTCTGTGGCCAGGACCTCAACAAATCCGACCGGCAGCAGAT CCCAGAGTCCCAGGGAGTGATCAGCGGTGCTGTTTTCCTTATCATCCTCTTCTGCTTCATCCCTTTCCCTTTCCTGAACTGCTTTGTGGAGGAGCAGTGTAAAGCCTTCCCCCACCACGAA TTTGTGGCCCTGATAGGTGCGCTCCTTGCCATCTGCTGCATGATTTTTCTGGGCTTCGCGGATGATGTACTGAATCTGCGCTGGCGCCATAAGCTGCTGCTGCCCACAGCTGCCTCACTACCTCTTCTCATGGTCTATTTTACCAACTTTGGCAACACGACCATTGTGGTACCCAAGCCTTTCCGTCCAATTCTTGGCCTGCATCTGGACTTGG GGATCCTGTACTATGTCTACATGGGGCTGCTGGCAGTATTCTGTACCAATGCCATCAATATCCTAGCAGGAATTAACGGCCTAGAGGCTGGCCAGTCGTTAGTCATTTCTGCTTCCATCATTGTCTTCAACCTGGTGGAGCTGGAAG GTGATtatcgagatgatcatgtgttttccCTCTACTTCATGATACCCTTTTTTTTCACCACCTTGGGATTGCTCTATCATAACTG GTACCCATCACGGGTGTTTGTGGGAGATACCTTCTGTTACTTTGCTGGCATGACCTTTGCCGTGGTGGGCATCTTGGGACACTTCAGCAAGACCATGCTACTCTTCTTCATGCCCCAGGTGTTCAACTTCCTCTACTCACTGCCTCAACTCCTGCATATCATCCCGTGCCCTCGCCACCGTATACCCAG ACTCAATACCAAGACAGGCAAACTGGAGATGAGCTATTCCAAGTTCAAGACCAAGAGCCTCTCTTTCTTGGGCACCTTTATTCTAAAG GTAGCAGAGAGCCTCCAGCTTGTGACAGTGCGCCAGAGTGAGAATGAGGATGGTGCCTTCACCGAGTGTAACAACATGACCCTCATTAACTTGCTACTTAAAGTCTTTGGGCCCATGCATGAGAGAAATCTCACCCTGTTCCTGCTGCTGCTACAG ATCCTGGGCAGTGCTGTCACCTTCTCCATTCGGTACCAGCTTGTCCGACTCTTCTATGATGTCTGA